The DNA sequence CAGATGCTGCAACCGGCCGAATTGCGTATTGCAGCGTTGAAGCGTGATGCCCGCGATGCCTGGCGGCTGACACTGACCAACGATCTGGAACTGGTGATCGGCCGCGATCAGATAATCGAAAAAATGCGCCGTTTCCTGCTGGTCTGGGATCAGCACCTGAAGACGCGGGCGACAGAGGTTGAACGGGTAGATATTCGTTATGACAACGGTGTCGCGGTGCAGTGGATGAAAAAACCTGCGCAACAGGCGCAACTCAAACAACAGCAATTATCAATGGCATCTGGCGAACCAGAGCAAGTATGAGGTCGAGAATGGCGAACTCAAATGACGAACAACTCATTGTTGGGCTGGATATCGGCACATCAAAAGTCGTGACAATCGTGGGGCTGGCGGGACCCGGTGGCACACTGGAAATCGTCGGTACCGGGCTGCACCCTTCTTCCGGCTTGAAAAAGGGTGTGGTGGTCAACATCGAGTCCACGGTTCATTCCATTCAGCGGGCAATTGAAGAAGCCGAGTTGATGGCGGGGTGCCATATACACTCGGTCTATGTGGGGATCGCCGGCAGTCACATCCGCAGCCTGAATTCCCACGGTATCGTGGCCATTCGAGATCGCGAGGTGCTGCCCCTGGATATTGAACGGGTTATCGACGCGGCGAGGGCCGTGGCGATTCCCGCTGACCAGGAGATCCTCCATGTCCTGCCCCAGGAATTCATTATCGACAATCAGGAAGGTGTTCGCGAACCGCTCGGCATGTCGGGTGTCCGTCTGGAAGCCAAAGTGCATCTGGTGACCTGTGCCGCGAATGCCGCCCAGAACATTAAAAAATGTATTCGGCGCTGTGGTCTGGATGTCGACGACATCATTCTCGAGCAGCTGGCCTCTTCCTACGCTGTGCTCACCGAAGATGAAAAGCAGCTCGGCGTCTGTCTGGTGGACATTGGTGGTGGCACCACGGATA is a window from the Porticoccus hydrocarbonoclasticus MCTG13d genome containing:
- the ftsA gene encoding cell division protein FtsA → MANSNDEQLIVGLDIGTSKVVTIVGLAGPGGTLEIVGTGLHPSSGLKKGVVVNIESTVHSIQRAIEEAELMAGCHIHSVYVGIAGSHIRSLNSHGIVAIRDREVLPLDIERVIDAARAVAIPADQEILHVLPQEFIIDNQEGVREPLGMSGVRLEAKVHLVTCAANAAQNIKKCIRRCGLDVDDIILEQLASSYAVLTEDEKQLGVCLVDIGGGTTDIAIFTDGAIRHTGVIPIAGDQVTNDIAHALRTPTAHAEELKVKYACALAKLTGPDETVKVPSVGDRAPRDLSRQALAEVVEPRYDELFTLVQAELRRSGFEDLVAAGVVLTGGTSKMEGVIELAEEIFHMPVRVGSPHNIKGLADIVDNPIYSTGVGLLLYGLQQQQDGTRPVRRRESVKESFIARLKSWFQGNL